The following coding sequences are from one Nicotiana tomentosiformis chromosome 3, ASM39032v3, whole genome shotgun sequence window:
- the LOC104084761 gene encoding uncharacterized protein, with product MKNNKQQLEPYQDEQHDIEILKAVAQAWHGHSSSRRTTAEFDAHRLNFKNKPSRFKLEAMSKATAREYYGGTGSWDFSQSLWDSYEIVNLSKKLEAGLALDHSFSGLDETIRIGQKRKESKNSLRSLFNRVSSRRYNEADLTPDNDG from the coding sequence ATGAAGAACAACAAGCAGCAGCTAGAGCCTTATCAAGATGAACAACACGACATTGAAATCCTTAAGGCCGTGGCTCAGGCCTGGCACGGCCATTCCAGCAGCCGTAGAACCACCGCCGAATTCGACGCCCACCGTCTCAATTTCAAGAACAAGCCGTCAAGATTCAAGCTTGAAGCTATGAGTAAGGCAACTGCCAGGGAATATTATGGCGGCACAGGAAGCTGGGATTTCAGCCAATCCCTTTGGGATTCTTATGAGATTGTTAACTTGTCTAAGAAGTTAGAAGCTGGGCTAGCGCTAGACCATTCATTTTCTGGATTGGATGAGACAATTCGAATTGGGCAAAAGCGGAAAGAAAGCAAGAATAGTTTAAGAAGCTTGTTCAATAGGGTGTCCTCGAGAAGATATAATGAAGCTGATTTAACACCAGATAACGATGGTTAA
- the LOC104084760 gene encoding protein JOKA2, whose protein sequence is MAMESAIVIKVKYEETLRRFNARVINEKLDLNMDGLSDKIFQLFNIARDAELILTYVDEDGDVVTLVDDEDLQDVMRQDLNPLRISVRLNAAERSSRPSSRSSGSSTPLRSPRVQPPFPNLNSSVSDALKSVPEPLRETVMKLYSDLTSRASSSAPILAELVDGISKMGLSYYQNHPSGSQPVKETSFPSGASNENTMVADGGNSNGKSGVPSIKKNEPHTALNDAGRTAKAIESEFNYVDDALDAWVKLRSKSNALEADQTETAPSSSKGPNAHTLLVNSGEEKDKKFGACPGGKPLAFSHNSASPVPPEKPSGEKPSKNHSVAKPVDMGGSASFGKLKKCIWDSRNADSSGSSIKMPTLRLVPVPANECPFPQVPKNASRLVQVPANECPFSGVPNDPVPPPLEVPLKRSHNHSDGTGTIFHRGVRCDGCGVHPITGPRFISKVQENYDLCSICFAEMGNDADYIRMDRPLTYRHPLSFKGLHDLHAARFRIPTVPHVSRGYGVKPGRPKLDSRFIQDVNILDGTIMAPLTRFTKIWRMRNDGNLVWPQGTQLVWIGGDRLSDKFSVELEITTAGLAVDKELDVAVDFTAPVHPGRYISYWRMASSSGQKFGQRVWVLIQVDASSNLPKKELVHEAFQGLNLNLPPAGDGASGSDIVNVNPEPQNVLPEPKSSSTTIELVDSVTDVNQNKEQEAIFPTNDSLLVGFGDKSSSSAPGSSISYPIIDLSEEAPAVTCVVPSAAVDTQAPPQGVRGNNEIETSLLRELEEMGFKQVDLNKEILRKNEYDLEQSVDDLCGVAEWDPILEELEEMGFSDKEMNKKLLKKNKGSIKRVVMDLIAGEQ, encoded by the exons ATGGCTATGGAGTCTGCTATTGTGATCAAG GTCAAGTATGAAGAGACACTCAGGCGATTCAATGCTCGTGTCATCAATGAGAAACTTGATCTTAACATGGATGGATTAAGTGACAAGATCTTTCAACTTTTCAACATTGCTCGTGATGCTGAACTCATACTAACATATGTTGATGAGGATGGCGATGTAGTTAcacttgttgatgatgaggatctGCAGGACGTTATGAGGCAGGACCTGAATCCCTTGCGAATATCTGTGAGGTTGAATGCTGCCGAAAGAAGTAGCAGGCCTTCATCTAGATCTAGTGGAAGTTCTACTCCCTTACGATCACCTCGGGTTCAGCCTCCATTTCCAAACTTGAATTCCAGTGTTTCTGATGCTCTCAAGTCCGTGCCAGAACCTCTGCGTGAAACTGTAATGAAGCTCTATTCTGACCTGACTTCAAGGGCCTCATCCTCTGCTCCAATCCTTGCTGAGCTTGTTGATGGTATCTCTAAGATGGGGCTATCCTACTACCAGAATCATCCTTCAGGGTCTCAGCCTGTCAAAGAAACAAGCTTCCCTAGTGGAGCATCTAATGAAAATACTATGGTTGCTGATGGAGGCAATTCAAATGGTAAAAGTGGGGTGCCATCCATAAAGAAGAACGAGCCCCACACAGCCCTGAATGATGCAGGGAGAACGGCTAAAGCTATAGAATCAGAATTCAATTATGTGGATGATGCGCTAGATGCCTGGGTCAAGCTAAGATCTAAATCAAATGCTTTGGAAGCTGATCAAACTGAAACTGCGCCATCGTCATCCAAAGGTCCTAATGCTCACACATTGCTGGTAAATAGTGGGGAGGAGAAGGATAAGAAATTTGGTGCTTGTCCTGGTGGAAAGCCTCTTGCCTTCTCACATAATAGTGCCTCACCTGTTCCACCAGAAAAGCCTTCTGGGGAGAAGCCCAGCAAGAATCATTCTGTAGCTAAGCCCGTTGATATGGGTGGCTCTGCAAGTTTTGGCAAATTGAAAAAATGCATCTGGGATTCCCGTAATGCAGATTCCAGTGGCAGTTCTATCAAGATGCCTACTTTACGCCTAGTTCCGGTCCCTGCGAATGAATGTCCATTTCCCCAGGTGCCAAAGAACGCTTCACGTCTAGTTCAGGTTCCTGCAAATGAGTGTCCATTTTCCGGGGTGCCAAACGACCCTGTCCCACCTCCTCTTGAGGTCCCACTTAAAAGGAGTCATAATCACAGTGATGGGACTGGGACTATTTTCCACAGAGGTGTTCGTTGTGATGGTTGTGGTGTTCATCCAATAACTGGCCCTAGATTCATATCTAAAGT ACAGGAGAACTATGATCTCTGCAGCATATGCTTTGCTGAAATGGGAAATGATGCTGATTACATCAGAATGGATCGTCCTTTAACTTACCGGCATCCCTTGTCTTTCAAGGGTTTACATGATCTG CATGCTGCGAGGTTTCGTATCCCAACTGTTCCACATGTCTCTCGAGGCTATGGGGTGAAACCAGGTCGGCCAAAGCTGGACAGCCGCTTCATACAGGATGTCAATATCCTGGATGGAACCATCATGGCTCCCTTGACTCGATTTACCAAGATCTGGAGAATGAGGAATGATGGTAACCTTGTCTGGCCTCAAGGAACTCAACTTGTTTGGATTGGGGGAGATAGGTTAAGTGATAAATTCTCTGTTGAATTAGAG ATAACTACAGCTGGCTTGGCTGTTGACAAGGAGCTTGATGTGGCAGTTGATTTTACTGCTCCTGTGCATCCTGGTAGGTACATATCCTACTGGAGGATGGCTTCGTCTTCAGGGCAGAAATTTGGCCAGCGTGTATGGGTGCTTATCCAG GTCGATGCTTCATCAAACCTTCCAAAAAAGGAGTTGGTCCACGAAGCCTTTCAGGGGTTAAACTTGAATTTACCTCCTGCCGGCGATGGCGCATCTGGATCTGACATTGTCAATGTGAATCCAGAACCTCAGAATGTCCTTCCTGAGCCTAAGAGCTCTAGCACAACGATAGAGTTGGTTGATTCAGTGACTGATGTAAACCAGAACAAGGAGCAGGAGGCCATATTTCCTACTAATGATAGCTTGTTGGTTGGATTTGGTGACAAGTCAAGTTCTTCTGCTCCCGGTTCATCAATTTCATATCCAATTATTGATTTGTCTGAGGAAGCACCAGCAGTTACTTGTGTGGTACCATCCGCTGCTGTAGATACGCAGGCACCACCCCAGGGTGTTAGAGGGAATAACGAAATTGAGACGTCCCTCCTCCGTGAGCTGGAGGAAATGGGGTTCAAGCAGGTGGATCTGAACAAGGAAATCTTGAGGAAGAATGAGTATGACTTGGAGCAGTCTGTTGATGATCTCTGTGGTGTTGCTGAGTGGGATCCTATCCTCGAAGAGCTGGAGGAGATG GGTTTCTCCGACAAAGAAATGAACAAGAAGCTGCTTAAGAAGAACAAAGGAAGCATCAAGCGTGTTGTCATGGATCTTATTGCTGGAGAGCAGTAG